Proteins encoded in a region of the Panicum hallii strain FIL2 chromosome 3, PHallii_v3.1, whole genome shotgun sequence genome:
- the LOC112887297 gene encoding NAC domain-containing protein 83, translating to MEAAKEPAVTKPRLPPGFRFRPTDEELVVHYLRRRALASPLPAAVDIPDVRILAHDPSDLLPPGWSEQERYFFTCKEAKYVKGRRANRATGAGYWKATGKEKPVVVAVPARAGGQGKAQAVLVGMKRSLVFYRGKPPTGSKTDWVMHEYRLAGAGLAPCRRAAGSQAAEASRPAEGWVLCRVFRKKGSASANAAAAAAADAEASPADGGSDGEAEDAGEEEGGRTFIDFFARADADAAGRRLQQQERRASSPVVSSSCLTDASHEQHGREQETTSRGA from the exons ATGGAGGCGGCGAAGGAGCCTGCTGTGACGAAGCCGCGGCTGCCGCCTGGGTTCCGGTTTCGGCCGACGGACGAGGAGCTGGTGGTGCACTACCTCCGGCGGCGCGCGCTGGCGTCCCCGCTCCCGGCCGCCGTGGACATCCCCGACGTCCGCATCCTGGCGCACGACCCCTCCGACCTGCTGCCCCCAG GGTGGAGCGAGCAGGAGCGCTACTTCTTCACGTGCAAGGAGGCCAAGTACGTGAAGGGGCGTCGCGCGAACCGCGCCACGGGGGCCGGGTACTGGAAGGCCACGGGCAAGGAGAAGCCCGTGGTGGTGGCGGTCCCGGCGAGGGCCGGGGGCCAGGGCAAGGCGCAGGCCGTGCTGGTGGGCATGAAGCGGTCGCTGGTGTTCTACCGCGGGAAGCCCCCGACTGGGAGCAAGACGGACTGGGTGATGCACGAGTACCGCCTGGCGGGCGCCGGGCTCGCCCCGTGCCGCCGCGCCGCGGGGTCCCAGGCGGCGGAGGCGTCGCGGCCGGCCGAGGGCTGGGTGCTCTGCCGCGTGTTCCGGAAGAAGGGGTCCGCGTCcgccaacgccgccgccgcggcggccgccgacgCCGAAGCGAGCCCGGCCGACGGGGGgagcgacggcgaggccgaggatgccggcgaggaggagggcgggcGGACGTTCATCGACTTCTTCGCGCGCGCGGACGCggacgcggcggggcggcgcctgcAGCAGCAGGAGCGTCGCGCGTCGTCGCCGGTGGTGTCGTCGAGCTGCCTGACGGACGCGTCGCACGAGCAGCACGGGCGGGAGCAGGAGACCACCAGCCGGGGCGCGTGA
- the LOC112887625 gene encoding uncharacterized protein LOC112887625 produces MDIGTLRLIIDVALAIEKAAENVEQNKKDCEEMRSNVALVRTNLMRLENNEPLMMDPAVSPTVAAIGEILREAQELVEDCKVKRNVVELLFTAGKLSKKLKETRNRILFNTIILMCAITVRQECRRPTQEQVHVPPPPAPKGDMNNQQQSTSIVNKIVDVADRIKATAKMVRRNKDECHEIDERAGIVSAFLPQLENTGMIKDPALSAELEKIVRTLQHAYELVTACQGRSLFTIRPARGCQGGHGGGELSKELHQVLDQMVLDLDGITEISIRYTEVSREVTSAAVRITATLMVGHFVVKLRLARQRSKTITIQSIGETSQLHSSFQADPEEIEAVAASESVTVAGSSNRLHDDPSLLQGDSTSEAQGASSKD; encoded by the exons ATGGATATTGGCACGCTCAGGCTGATCATCGATGTTGCGCTAGCAATCGAAAAGGCAGCGGAAAATGTTGAGCAGAATAAAAAGGATTGTGAGGAGATGAGAAGCAACGTCGCACTGGTCAGGACGAACCTCATGCGGCTCGAGAACAACGAGCCGCTGATGATGGACCCGGCCGTGAGCCCCACAGTTGCGGCGATTGGCGAGATCCTCCGTGAAGCCCAGGAGCTCGTCGAGGATTGTAAGGTCAAGAGGAACGTCGTAGAACTTTTGTTTACGGCCGGCAAGCTGTCCAAGAAGCTGAAGGAGACGAGAAATAGGATCTTGTTTAATACCATAATCCTTATGTGCGCCATTACCGTTCGCCAGGAGTGCCGGCGGCCAACTCAGGAG CAAGTTCATGTACCACCACCACCTGCCCCTAAAGGTGACATGAACAATCAGCAGCAATCCACCAGCATAGTTAACAAGATCGTCGACGTTGCGGACCGGATCAAGGCGACGGCGAAGATGGTTCGCCGGAACAAGGACGAGTGCCATGAGATCGACGAGCGAGCGGGCATAGTCAGCGCCTTCCTGCCGCAGCTTGAGAACACGGGCATGATCAAGGACCCGGCGTTGAGCGCCGAGCTAGAGAAGATCGTCAGGACCTTGCAGCACGCCTACGAGCTTGTGACGGCTTGCCAGGGAAGGAGCTTGTTCACGATCCGGCCAGCACGAGGGTGTCAAGGAGGACACGGCGGCGGAGAACTGTCCAAAGAGCTCCACCAGGTGCTGGACCAAATGGTGCTTGACCTCGATGGCATCACTGAGATCAGTATCCGTTACACAGAAG TAAGCCGTGAAGTTACTAGTGCAGCAGTACGGATTACCGCAACTCTAATGGTCGGCCACTTCGTTGTGAAATTACGGCTTGCCAGGCAGAGAAGTAAAACGATAACTATCCA GTCAATAGGCGAAACATCCCAATTGCACTCAAGCTTCCAG GCTGATCCTGAAGAGATTGAAGCAGTAGCAGCCAGTGAATCAGTCACTGTCGCCGGTTCGTCGAACCGGCTGCATGATGATCCGAGCCTGTTACAGGGTGATAGCACTTCCGAGGCACAGGGAGCTTCCTCTAAAGACTAA